The following is a genomic window from Strix aluco isolate bStrAlu1 chromosome 3, bStrAlu1.hap1, whole genome shotgun sequence.
TTatcagtttgctttgctttttgttgtgtttacTCAATACACCAGTAAAATACTCTTCTAGTTTTGGACCATGCATAGCTGATTTTTCATTGCAGGCCCCCTCAATTAAATAACTGCTCTACATCTTAATTTTAAGTGGTCGATAAACCTTTTGTCTTTTATAACCCAGTCTGTAAAGATAAATTGCAAAGGAAATATGTTTGCTACTGATACTCTTTTTGTCCTTATGCTCCTTGATTTCTAAGAtctgtgtttttctaaaattctgttttctatttcttacAAGCTTGTACTTGCTTTCGCTCTTAATGTAACTGGGCACTTGAACACTAAGAtcctttcacatttttctcctgttgtCTGTGATATaaatttcagagggttttttttttaattcactgttgAGCTGAAGTGTACTGTTAACTTCCATTCCTTTGTCCAGTTGGTCCCTTGGGTTCCTTCTCCTGTTTTTCTATTTAGTTAGGTTGAATGAACTTGCAGTTGCTTCATCCAGGCTTATTTTCAATAACAGTCCTCTGTAAGGTTCACACTACTGGCAAAACCAGATCTAAATGGTAATAAATATTCAGTGAAGAAGTTTGTTGTCTGTTACATTTGGAAGTACTTAATTTCTGCTGCTATTAGTGCTCTGTGCCCTCCAGTCTGTCTAGGAAGTTGGGAATGTACGTGCGGTCTTTGGGGGTGTTAATTTTTACCCTGCTCTTTATGTTTATATCTGTATATGTGTCTGCAGCAGTACCCCAGTTATGTGAGAAACCTGTGAGTCAAACCATTCAATGAGTGAGTGACATCTCAAAATCATCTTTGTAATGACATCTCTTGATCATCATTGCTTTTCTGGGCTTTTACCATCAGTCTTTGAAGGGAAACTTGATTTTTATCTCTGTTACTCTTTCTTATCTTGTGTATCACACTTACTTTTTATTGACAGTTTATCTCCTAGTGACTAGTGAGTTCAGGTTACAAGAACCGCTTCTTCCTGGTCTTTGTTAAAATTTTGATCCTTTCCTTTCCAATTAGTTCTGCTGTTGCAGCTCAACCTGCTTGAGGCTTGCTGTTGGTTTTAACCGTGCAAAATGCAAATTCTTGTGCATTTTTGTTTGGGGCCAGTCCATCATGAGTCTGTCTCCTACCTCCTGTCATCTTACCTTTGTTactctgttttctgttgctttctttccctctccaaaGAAAAAGTGTCACTGTTGTGTCTGGTCCTTCAGTCCTATCTTTCCATGACTCCTTTGAGATGATATTTGGTACATAACTAGTTTAGGTCAAGGATTCATTGAAGATTAGTTGGTGTTGCGCGTAGAGTTTAACTCAATTTCCTTCCATATAGTGCTTTCTTGAAGTGTCTTAGCATCTTATCTCTTTAGCTTTCCAGCGCAATGGAGTCCTAGTAGCCCTGGTGTAACTCCAAAAGAGCTCGGTGAATCAGGCAACCcatatatttttctgctgtttaaatTATTGACATGTTGTACTTGCTGTGTTGCTGGGTCCTCCTTCTGCTAGAAGGTTAAATGtaaatctcaaaaaaacccccaaacaaacaaaaaaaaaaacccacaaaaaaagcttaccaaaaaaaaaaagtatgggaagccataaaaaaaaatccttttgatttTGAGAGGCATCTTCGACAAAGCGCAGGAGACAGTTGCCTTCTTTGAGACATGTTTGTCAAGAGCCTAAAACCTGTCTGAGACGGTTGGTGAATGACCAAGGTGTAGAAGTATAACCGATAGAAGGTACAGTCAGAGTagcaaaaatagttttctttacACTTGCATTCATTTGGTTTGTGTCTCAAGACCCCTTATATACAACTCATTTGCCATGAGGTAGTGTTGGTTGTGTTCTTCCTTTGTAtgcttttccctgctgctgggcGCTTTTGGAATGGGCATGCTTAACTAGATGCACTCCTGTCACTGCTGCTGTGGTAGATGATATCTCTAGTGGTTGCAGGCAAagttggtggttttggttttttttaaaataaagatccaGGTGTAACCAGGGAACAAGTTAATAAAGATGGTACGCTTAAAAATTAGACAATGTGTGTGTTGAAATCTGTATGTGAATTAGGTGGTCTTCTACTTGAACAGTACTCGCTATCTCCATGTGTTTGGGAAATGGGAGGGCAAATGTAGCATGAGGATTGAATGAGTGAGCAAATCTGATCATGTAAATCTGTTTCACGCACAGGTTTTATGGCAGTCAGCAGGTCAGATCTACTGGATGCGTTGGCACATGTTGGAGATTATTGGCTTTGGAGACCAGTGGGAAGATCATGCTGCTCAGGAAAAAGAATATAGTCTGGTAGAGAGCTTTAATATAGACACAGGTGAGATTATGtgctgcatgtgtgtgtctgtatcaTCTCTTTCTGATTCTGCTGTGGCATTTTTTGAGTGGTTAAGTTTATATGGCTAAGCATATAGGAACTAGTAGGTTGATTTAGAAAGCACTATGAGCTTTTGGTTTGTATGACCATGTAGAGCTCATTAAGTAACTACATGGCTTGTGGTTGCATGGAGTGTTTTTGAATCCTAGACTTCTGTCATGATATAATGAAAGTCATGatataaaaagcataaaatttgACTTAAACCATGACTGtcaaaaatgtgtgtttgaaTTAACTGAACAAACTGCCAAAATAAGAATGTAGAATCTCTCTGAGATGAAATTGCTTTAGGGACCCGCAGATCCCCTTAAATAAGagatgtggatttttaaaaacataaacatGCCAACAATTTGTTTAACTTCATACCTCTCAGTTTTGGACAAGGTGAGCATTAAATGCACCATTTCCATAAGACATCTGCAGAATCTCCTAGAATCCTTTGACATTGCTCTTATACTGGGAGAAGATAAAAGGGAAAATCCAGCCTCCAGATACCCCTTTCTTGTTCAGTGTTTGACATGACTCTGGCCAGGGAAACCTGTTAAAGTAACTCTTTTATCACACCTGCAATCTTATAGGACATCTTTTGGGTAGAGTGATTTGGTTTTAATTGCTGCAAGAGACAGAATATACATGGAATCAGCAGCTAATTTTCCACttcaaaaaatattcttattgCCAGTTGAAAAGATAGCTTCTTTAATAGCTTGTACCTCTTTTAACTAAAGACCTAACTGCACATTAGTTTGAAGTGGCTAACTTAAAACAAACTTGGTTAGACTTTGCCTTTTGTCTCGGTCTCTCTGATTTTGGTAGAAGCATGGGCTCTATTTCACTTCTTTCTAGTCATCATATCCCACATAGAACTTGAATTGAAAAAgtaaatgctttctgttttggaTCTTGACAGTTGAATAAATGAGCTCGTGTTGACTGACTGTTGGTAATCAGCCATGTATGTAGTTGCTCTTGGCATGCTTGGGCATCTTAGAGTGAGTTTGGCCCTCTTCTGTTGAGTCTTGAGGTGGTGAATGTCTCCCACCTTGCATTTTCAGAGAGAGCTGCAAGTTGTTGCTTAGCAGATACCAGCAAGTGTTGATTCAGCTCTTATTTCTAAATTATGTAGGGAATATCTAACCTACATAATCGATTTTTATCTCCCTCTCTTGATTTTGGATGCATTAGCTAAAAGGAGCGTGATAAATGTTCAGTCTCGTTTTGCTTTTGCCTATAAGTATTTGCCCTGTTAGCCAGCAAGAGGTGTTTGGAAAAGAGAGAAGCTCATGGCAGAATTAACTTCCTATCCATTGACTCCTCTGTCAGCTGGGCCTGCAGCTGTTCTCCCCACCCTTCTACAGCTGCACGGGGGCACTGTGGATTCTGCTGGTGCTGGGTGTCCAAGTGCGTTGCCCTGGCTGGCCCAGGCACTGTGGGAACAGATGTGGGGAGCAGTGATCTAGAGATGCCTATTTGGAGCATGTGCTTTTCCTGTTCTACAGCCCAGAGAGGCTCAAGTGAAGATGGTAATCCCCATCTCTACAGCTTCTGGGGTCTCCTCCCAGCACGCTCCCTGTCTCTCGCTGCCTTCCTGTCACCTCCCTGTCTCACAGCCGGCAGTGGGATAGTGGGGGCCTCTTCTGCCCAGACAGTCCCCATGAGCCCTTTCCTTGGGGCACGTGGGGTGTGCAGCAGAGGATGGGGGAATTGGCAGAGCTGACAGTGCCCTTCCTTGCTCTGCTGTCCTGCAGTTGCGCAGCCGTTTTTCTGCAAGCCCTCTGGGGGGCTGTACTCTCTGCCTTACCTGGGAGAGCAGCCGAGAAAGGCTGCAGAGGCGCTGAGCCGTGCCGAGTGGTGGGAGCTGCTCTTCTTCGTGAAGAAGGTGGAAGCACAGGAGCAGAAGGAGATCGCCTGTCTCATCCAGCAGGCCCAGGGAGAGCAGGTACGGGCCAGAACCTGTGGTGTGGAAATGGGAGAATGTTAGGAAGGGGACTGGGCCCGAAGGAGGAGATGGCGAGCGTGAGCTGTGCAGGGGCAGCCTGACTGGAGCCAAAATGGGACTGAAATGGGAATGTGAGTGAGGGATGGCAGAAGTgcggggagctgggcacagcaaAGGGGTGAGGCGAGATGAGAGGAAACGCAGCCTGCCATGACCTGGGAGGAGTGACTGTGTCCAGCGAGGTCTGGGTAGGTGAGGCAAGGCCATGGGGTGACTCTGCCACTTGCGGTTGGGGGGTGAGTGCAGGCGGGAGGTCTGGGCTGGGTACAGCCAGGGGAGTGTGGCACTGGGGAATGGCCCCGGGGGCCTCTGGCAGTGCAGCCTTTCTGTCCGTTTGGGCACTGGCCATCACAAGGGGCGTGGGATCCGTGGTGAGTCCGTGAGGGTTAACTTGACCCCGTCTGTCCAGCTGTCGGAGGTGGATGAAGAAGCCCTGATCCAGCTGTCGGTACCTGCAGAGCTGGCCCAGAAGGTGCTGCAGGTCTTGGAGAAGCGGTGCCAGGGCAGCACTCGCCGTGACCTGTGTGGCTCCCACGTCTACGCCAAATACTTCCTCAGCAGGGGGGCCGAGCAGGACGTCAGGGGGAGCGCCGCGGTGTGCTCGAAGGGTGCCGGCCGCAGGAGCGCTGGCCCTGAAGCCGCGATGGCCAAGGCAGCGCAGGAAGACCTTTCCACAGCCACAGTGCCGCCCCGAGCCCCCGCTGCAGTGGTGAAGTCGGATAACCAGCTGTTCAGCGAGCTCCTTGAGAAGGAAGGGCTGTTCTTCCCAGAGGTGACGGAGGAGCAGATCAAAGGTAACGGCCTGCTACGTGCTGGGGCACATGCGTGGTGCTGGAGGCGGCATCGTTGCCTCTGTGGAGGAAGGCTCTGGGCAGGGCACGGGAGGCCAGGCACCCAGAGGTTGCCTGGggagcgggggcggggggtgccTGTGGGTGGTGGGTCTGTGGGTGCGTGGCActgtgggaggtgctgggggtgtAACTGCTGCCCTGACACCCAtgtccctgcctccctcccgccAGTGCTGGGCAGCTCCAAGGGGATGAGTGAGACGGGCTCGCTAGCCAAGGTTGCAGCTGTGGTGGACGTGatccagagcagcagctcagaggTGGGGCTGCGCTTAGCTGGGCTCAAGCACATCATGGAGATCCTGGAGGAGGAGCCTGAGTCCGAGGAGCAAGTCAGCAAAGCCCAGGGTGGGCTCGGGACCAGGAGTGTTGGGTGAGCCGTGGGGTGTTGCACACCCCTCCTGCTGGCTGTGTGGGACAGTACTGGAGGTGGGAGTGCAGGAGGTGGCAATGGAAGTGTAAAGGCCGGCATGTGCCTGCATGCTCGGCCAGAAGAGGGGTGGGTCTTGTGTCCTCTGGTCCCAGGCAGGCTCATTCCTGGGGCTGACCCAGCTGCTGTGGAGCCACgtgggcagggaagaggtggCTGACAGGGCCCTGGATGTCAGGGGTAGTGCGAGGAGGCTCCTCCTGAGGTGTCCTGTCCCATGCAGGGAGAAGCTGGTGAAAGTGGCAGTGGAGCTGCTGAGCGCCGAGGTGGCAGAGAAGGCCCTGGTGGTGGTGACGCTGCGGCTGCTGGCCATGCTCATGGCGAAGTACGACTGGCGCGTGGCATTTGCCATGGAGGGCGGCGTGCGGGCTGTGCTGGCCTGCATGCAGCAGCACGCCGCCTCCGCCCTGGTGCAGCAGGCCGGCCTGGCAGTGAGTGTGGCGGGGGGACGCTGTAGGTGGGCGGTCAGGGTGCAGGCTCGCCCGGACGTGGCAGGGATGCCCGCTGCCCTCCTGACTGCTGTTGGCCTTGCAGGCCCTGAAGGTGCTGGTGGGAGCTGTGGCCAGCGAGCCAGGAGGTGCCGGTGGGAAGCCCTCGCCCCTGAACCACGCCGATGCGCAGATGATGCGGGAGATCTTTGCCAGCATCGGCTCTGCCTCCAGCGAGGGCTTGGCGAGCCTGCTTAGTGTCATCCCTGCGGCCGTGAGCACCCTGCAGAGGGTCCCAGGGTAGGGGCAGAATGAGGACGGCAGCTGGGGGCGGGGAGACCCTCGGCCAAGGCAGGCGGGTGGCTTGAGGGTGCAGGGGAGGCTCtgtgctggggggaggcaggcGCCCGCATTGCTCTGTCCCTGCAGGGGCTCGTCAGGCGTGCGGAACGGCTTGCTGGTGGTGAACATGCTGATCGACGGCCACCGGGGCCTGGCGGAGCAGCTGGCAGGCCGTGATCTCGCCacggtgctgcagagctgctggtgggATGGGCAAAGCTCCAGCTGCCCTCACGCGATGCTGGCCCTCGGTGTGATCAACCGCCTCGCGGAGCACCGGCTGCCCCTGGGCCTGGAGACGGCAGGTAGCTGCCGCCCGCGCCCCCCGCTGTGCTACAGCCCCGTGGGTGCAGCGGGCAGGGCTGCCTCACCTGCCAGGGCAGAGCACCCCACTGGTGCCTCTCCTGCGAGCGGCTGGGCCGGACCCGCGCGTCGTTGTCCTGGCAGGCAGAGAGGCCCCGCTGGACCTGAGGGACGTGCGGCCGCTTCTGAGCAGCGTGGGGGATGGCACGTTGTCCAAGGACGTGGTGGTGGCCCTGGATCGGCAGCTCTGCAGTGAAGGTGCCGTCCCCTCTGGCGAGGcgtcccagctgctgcaggaccaCAGATGCTTCAGGCTGCTGCTGCGCAGCTTTGAGCTGCTGGGGGCGGAGAAGGCCGTGAGCCTGAGCGTCCTCAGGTGGGTCCGGGGGGATCTGTCGGGGGTCCGGGGCCTCCCCAGCAGGTGGGGGCggtggggtggtggtgctggagggACAAGGCGCACGGTGGTGGGTCCTGGCGGGGCGGCTGTTCTTCAGCAGGGGCAGGTGCCCCCCAGCACATATGCAGGTGCTGACTGGGGTCCTGGGGCACAGGGATGTACGGGGGCAGCGCAGCACACGCCTGGGTGCTGGCGGGAGCCGTGGCTCTCTGTCCCTGTGGGGTGCTGGCCTTCCAGGTGGGGCAGGTCTGCCTGTGGCGCTGCTGTCTGAGTGCAGCGGCCTGAGTGGGCCCCCTCTGCCACTCAGGATCCTGAACAAGTTCCTGGACGCTTACCAGGAGGGTGTGCTGCCCTGGCACGAGTGTGTGGAGCCCTGTTTGTCCTCCCTGAGTGCCCACAGCAGCGACCGGGAGGTGAGGGGGCCCCGGGACTCCCAGCAGGCCGGGGCGGCTTTGCTGGTTGTGTCGTGCGTCGTCTGGGCCCGGCGCTGGCGAAGCTGCAGCCCGGCCTCATCGAGGCCGAGGtgctgggagaggtggggggTGTTGTGGCTGTGGCCGCGTCCCGGTGGCTGGCGTGCCCGGCCAGGCTCTGGCAGGCACTGTTGCAGCGTCGGGGCggagggtgggaagggagcaCTGCAGCACCCTGCTGCTGCGGCCTGGGGGCTCCCAGCACCGGCCCGGCTGCTCAGGGCTGCCCGCTCCGCAGGTGGTGCAGGAGGCGGTTGGCTTCCTGCACCGCCTGGCCACCGCCAGCAAGGACTGCGCGGTGGCGATGTGCCGCGCGGGCGCCCGCGAGGCTCTGTCCAAAGCCCTGGACAAGCACAGCACGGCTCTGTCGCTGGCGCCGGCCCTGCTGGACCTGGTGACTGACTGCGAGAAGTACGCCAGCCTCTACAAGAAGCTGACGACCAGCATCTTGTCCGGCTGCATCCAGGTGGGCCTGGGGAGGCCCGGCCGTGCTGGGGCTCTGGGTCCAGGGGCCGTCCGGCTGTTCCCAGCGCCGCAGGGCAGCCTTCTGCCCTCTGCCTGCCACAGCCCTGTGGCGGGCGAGGGGAGGAGGCGCCAGGACCGCCGGTCAGAGCCTCGCCCTGTCCCGTAGCTGGTCCTGGGGCAGATTGAGGAGCACCGCCGGAGCCACCGGCCCATCAGCATCCCCTTCTTTGACGTTTTTCTGCACAACCTGTGCCGAGGTGAGTGCAGGGAGCGGGAGCTGGGCCCCTGTGCTCAGCAAGTGTTGGCCGGGCGGCTGGAGGCTCCGGGCGCTCTCCCCACAGGCTCCAGCGTGGAGGTGAAGGAGGATAAGTGTTGGGAGAAGGTGCAGGTCTCCTCCAACCCCCACCGAGCCAGCAAGCTCACGGACAGAAACCCCAAGACCTACTGGGAGTCAAACGGCAGCACCGGCTCCCACTTCATCACTGTGCACATGCAGTGTGGTGTGGTGGTCAGGTGAGGCGGGTCCGGGGGGGAGCCTTGGGGCCGGGAGGGCCAGTGGCTgcgtggggaggggagggctgtggTGATCAGTGCGAGCCCTGCCCCAGTGGTCCCCATCCTGGGGGTCGCTGGATGCGGGCATCAGCgcgtggggctggcgggggctggggcggggaggTGGTGCCTGCTGGGCAGCACCgtgtgtgctgtgctgcagggagatGAGCATGCTGGTGGCCAGCGAGGACTCCAGCTACATGCCGGCCCGTgtggtggtgctggggggagACAGCCCTGCCGCCATCAGAACGGAGCTCAACGCGGTGAGTCGGGCCTGGGCTGCTCAGGCCCCAGGGCCCCACGGGAGCGGTGGGCTGGTCCTTGCTGTGCCCTGTGAAGGTCTCGCCCTGGTGCGGGGCCCTGGAAGGTGCCCCCCGGGGAGGTGGggatggcaggagctgggctgcggGAGCCTCCTCCTGGCTGTTGGCAGCAGGTGCTGGAGGCTCGGGCACGGGCAGCCCTGCggcccaggctgcagcaggctgGTGTTGTGGGGCTGTGAGCCAGAGCGGGGCCCTGGCGGCGGGTGCCCTGTGGCTGCGTAGGGGCTGCTGGGAAGGCGAGAGGCACCGGCTTTATCGGGGGGTGGCCAGGGGAGCGTGCGGGGTGGTTGGCGCTCTCTGCCTGGCGTGCTGAGGGCTCGCTGTCTGGCTGCAGGTGACCATCCTGCCCTCGGACAGCAGAGTGATCCTGCTGGAGAACATGACCCGCTTCTGGCCCGTCATCCAGATCCGGGTGAAGCGGTGCCAGCAGGTAGGGGAgcagggggcggggccggggagccggCAGCGTGGGGCGTCGGGGCCGTGCCTGCGGAGCTGAGGGTCACGCTGTCCCGCAGGGCGGCATTGACACGCGGGTACGTGGCATCGAGGTGCTGGGTCCCAAGCCCACGTTCTGGCCCATCTTCAAGGAGCAGCTGTGCCGGCGGACGTTCCTCTCCTGCACTGCTCAGGCTCACGCCTGGTGCCAGGAGATCTGCCGGGACCGGGGGCAACTGCTGCAGCTCTTTGGCAGGTGAGCTGTCTCCTGGCTGCGCTGTCACATCCCCAGTGTCCCAGAGCCTGGGGGCACGGTGCTGGCAGCCCGTGAGGGGACTATGGGACTacagggctgggagaggagcagccgTGTGCCCTGCCTGGACAGGGAGGGGCCCTGGCTCCTCCCTGGCCACCGGTGGTCCCAGAGGGCCAGGGCCACCTTGGGGTCCCCCAGGTTTAAGCTGGGCACAGGGGCTGGCGCATCCTGACCAGGCAGAGGTGGGATCTCGTGGGTGCAGGCACCGCCCAGCCCCCCAGTTTGGCGGGGGCCGCAAGGGCCCCAAGACCGAGCACGGGCAGCGAGGGGGCCCTGGCTGCTGGGGGCAAGCGGGGCTGCTGAGCTGTCATGCCTGGcaaggggcagggcagggagcgaCCGCTGTGCTCTGCTTTCCCACGTCCGCCCCAGCCGTCGGCAGGTGCCCGGCAGTGCCATATGCTGCCCGGTCGCTGTTGCAGGCTGAACCGGGCGCTGCGGCACGAGCAGGGCTTCGCTGACCGCTTCCTTCCTGATGACGAGGCAGCCCGGGCCTTGGGCAGGACCTGCTGGGAGGCCCTGGTGACCCCCTTGGTGCAGAGCATCACCAGCCCAGGTACCCTGCGCTCTCCCGGGCCAGTCGGCGCCGTGCCCCAGGCTGAGGCACCCCGCTCTGAGCCTGGCTGGCCTCGCAGACCCCCAAGGCGTCAGCCCCCTGGCCTGGCTGCTGAGCGAGTACCTGGAGCGCGTGGAGCTACCCCGTCACGCCCCGAGCCGCGGCACTGCCTTTGGTTCCCGTGTGCGGCGCCTGACCCAGCTCCTGGTGCATGTGGACCCCGGCAGCCCCAAGCCAGAGGAGGCAAGGGCAGCTGGTGAGCAAGGGGCTGCCCGCCGGTGGGAATGGGACTGGGTCGGGGGTGGTTCAGAGCACCAGGCCGTGGCCGTGGGGATGCgctggggagctctggggactgCCCGGTGGTGCCTGAGCCGGGGAGGGCTCGTGGCCGTGCCCCCCCAGTGGCATCTCCTCTGCTCGGTGCCCCGCAGGCAGAGGGGGAGGCTGCTGTGGGTCAGGGTGCAGGGCCTGCCCACGGAGCTGCACTGAGCCCGGGGCTGTCCCTTGGCAGgcaggaaggaggggaagaacaaGGAGGTGCCGACCAGGGCTGCGAAGGTGGCAGTGGAGAAGCCGAGCGGCCTGTGGGACATCTCACGGTGCTGGCGTGGCGTGGTGCAGCAGCAGGTAGAGCTGGGAGGGCTGGCTGTGGGGGCCGGGGAGGGCGCGTGGGACCCTGCCCGGGGCGGGTGTAGGGGGGAGCGGGGCCTGACGGTGCACAGGGAGGGTGCGGGTCTGTACCTGGCCTCCGTGGGGCTGGAGGGGTGTGGAGACAGCCCTGCCGCACTTGCCACCCTGGCAGGGCTCAAGTGCCAGCCGAGGTGTCGGGCTACTTCTTTCCTACCGGGCAGTTGCTGGGCTTCTGTCCCgcccctcagcccctgcccagccctcggGGCTGCGCTCTCGGCTCTCCACCAGCTGTCGGTAGTCGGCGAGGACGCTGGGGCCTCTTGTCGGCCCCTGGGTGGTTGGTGGTGGCAGAGTGAATCAGGGACGGTGGACGTTCCCACGGGACAGGGGCACATCCCGTGTCGGGACTCACCGCTCTCATGGCGCGTCCCGCAGGTGTGGCGGTTCCTGGAGGCGGCGGGGCAGGCGCCGGACCTCGTGGAGCGATACTGCAGGCTGTACCAGCGCCTGCGCGGCGCCACGGAGGAGCTCTTTGGGCAGCGGGCCGCCTTCGTGCTGGCTCTGGGCCAGGGCTTCGCAggggctttgctgcagctccCCTTCCTTGCTGCCCTGCACGTGAGTCAAGGCAGTGGGGCACCAGTGCCGGGGTCCTGCTGGCCCTGGGCCCAGGCTGGggaggcggccccggcccgcggcACCGGGATGAGCTCCGGCTGGGCGCTGTCCTGGCCCCCAGCGAGCCCCGGAGCCCGGCCCTGTGGTGGCCCTGGATGGTGCCCAATGGTGGGTGTGCGGCGCTTGGCACGGCACGGCCCCAGCCCCGGTGCGCTCCTGCCTCGGGCTGGTGCCTGGGCACCCTCAGCCCCTGCCCGAGAGCCCCAGGGTTTCCCGGCTGCTCCCTCCGGGACGTTCACCTGGCCCGGCCCTGCGGCCACCCGGCGAGCCCCCGCCGCAGCCAGCCCTCTCTCTCCGCAGGTGAGCGAGCAGTTTGCCCGCTACCTTGACGGGCAGGTCCAGGAGCTCCACGGGACTGCGGGCAGTGCAGAGCCGCTGCAGCGGCTGCAGCAGATCCTGGAGCCCTTTGTCGTCTTCAGTGGGCTGGAGCTCGCCCACACCTTCGAGCACTTCTACCGGTGAGGGGTGTCACGTCTCCACGGGCCAGAGGGCCTGGCGTGGCAGGGGAGGCACGGGCGGTGCTGGGCCGGGCCTGACCTGGCAGCGGTGctcctgctttgcttttcccGGTGGCTCGGGCATGTGGAGGGAAGGGCCGAGAGGGCCCGTGGGCGCTGCCCGTCTGCGGAGGCACGTTCCCTGCTGGCGATGGGGCGGGGAGGCACCGCGGGGGGAGGCCAGAGCCGGGGCTGTCTCTGTCTGCCGGCGGGTGGCCGATGGCCACGGGGCTCAGGCCGGCCCCTGACCTGACGCTGGCGGCTGTGGCAGGCACTACCTGGGCGACCGGCTCCTGGCACAAGGGCCGTCTTGGCTGGAGGGAGCCGTCGTGGAGCAGATTGGGCTGTGCTTCCCCAGCCGCTTCCCCCAAGAGATGCTGAGCAACTTGGCTGAGTCGGAGGAGCTGCAGCGGCAGTTTtacctcttccagctgcaggagcaggacaggcGGCTGCTGGAGCTGGATGTGGGCCTGGACGAGGTGAGAGCGCTgctggggggatgggggggaggctgggggctgcccccgTTCCTCACAGGGGTCCTGGGGGCTGTCCTGAGCCGCCCTTGCATCCACGTGCCCAGGCAGGAGGGACGGCCTCGGTGGCAGATGTGCCAGAGGTGAAGGTGCTGGCCCTGTCCCCGCGCTGCTGGCCCGTTTCCCCGTTCTGCTACATGGATGAACCCAGGAGGTTTTTCTCGGTGGCGCTGAGCTCCC
Proteins encoded in this region:
- the CUL9 gene encoding cullin-9 isoform X3, which encodes MVNEKHNGNLLVHLGAKLQAYPEELLRQRRGHDGQPEYLIQWSIVSLEERAAGGSSGSSAETKPENISMWMSAEEVCASCPALLGKRRLEGQWAKEEKAASPFAADVPLDEASLLEMKADVRSLVQRAGRQMAESGAPESSILNTIHVLSAYASIGSLAGAFKETGALDLLMKMLCHKEKQIRRSAGKMLRALASHDAGSRAYVLLSLSQQDDIEQHVDFDGRYTLLELFAEMMSSEEHCMSFEGIHLPQIPGKLLFVLVKRYLCVTSLMEKLSSGVEQEDCAVPSLPTEERSRVRQEFEFSMAMANLILELVHVMGWDHSHKPELLPQQELWPHTTHSIFQPKTADCTPAQVPVLTSNYGPHKKQGHAFLTPSDFADRSGYVEYLQANLVRGMRVRLLEDCGDVKAGEEGEFLQSTNSMRTVQVLWQSAGQIYWMRWHMLEIIGFGDQWEDHAAQEKEYSLVESFNIDTVAQPFFCKPSGGLYSLPYLGEQPRKAAEALSRAEWWELLFFVKKVEAQEQKEIACLIQQAQGEQLSEVDEEALIQLSVPAELAQKVLQVLEKRCQGSTRRDLCGSHVYAKYFLSRGAEQDVRGSAAVCSKGAGRRSAGPEAAMAKAAQEDLSTATVPPRAPAAVVKSDNQLFSELLEKEGLFFPEVTEEQIKVLGSSKGMSETGSLAKVAAVVDVIQSSSSEVGLRLAGLKHIMEILEEEPESEEQVSKAQGGLGTRSVGEKLVKVAVELLSAEVAEKALVVVTLRLLAMLMAKYDWRVAFAMEGGVRAVLACMQQHAASALVQQAGLAALKVLVGAVASEPGGAGGKPSPLNHADAQMMREIFASIGSASSEGLASLLSVIPAAVSTLQRVPGGSSGVRNGLLVVNMLIDGHRGLAEQLAGRDLATVLQSCWWDGQSSSCPHAMLALGVINRLAEHRLPLGLETAGREAPLDLRDVRPLLSSVGDGTLSKDVVVALDRQLCSEGAVPSGEASQLLQDHRCFRLLLRSFELLGAEKAVSLSVLRILNKFLDAYQEGVLPWHECVEPCLSSLSAHSSDREVVQEAVGFLHRLATASKDCAVAMCRAGAREALSKALDKHSTALSLAPALLDLVTDCEKYASLYKKLTTSILSGCIQLVLGQIEEHRRSHRPISIPFFDVFLHNLCRGSSVEVKEDKCWEKVQVSSNPHRASKLTDRNPKTYWESNGSTGSHFITVHMQCGVVVREMSMLVASEDSSYMPARVVVLGGDSPAAIRTELNAVTILPSDSRVILLENMTRFWPVIQIRVKRCQQGGIDTRVRGIEVLGPKPTFWPIFKEQLCRRTFLSCTAQAHAWCQEICRDRGQLLQLFGRLNRALRHEQGFADRFLPDDEAARALGRTCWEALVTPLVQSITSPDPQGVSPLAWLLSEYLERVELPRHAPSRGTAFGSRVRRLTQLLVHVDPGSPKPEEARAAGRKEGKNKEVPTRAAKVAVEKPSGLWDISRCWRGVVQQQVWRFLEAAGQAPDLVERYCRLYQRLRGATEELFGQRAAFVLALGQGFAGALLQLPFLAALHVSEQFARYLDGQVQELHGTAGSAEPLQRLQQILEPFVVFSGLELAHTFEHFYRHYLGDRLLAQGPSWLEGAVVEQIGLCFPSRFPQEMLSNLAESEELQRQFYLFQLQEQDRRLLELDVGLDEAGGTASVADVPEVKVLALSPRCWPVSPFCYMDEPRRFFSVALSSPLDEFADFCRQSQSQQGWGCTKPRRLQWTWLGHAELHFGDCVLHVSTLQMYILLRFNSAEEVAVEALLQATGLPAELLHHALTPLTQGEGVLVRNCAPGAPGALRLNQAALARASGRHLRLLPRQRYLRAERAEVSALERKRNVLCCLITRILKVEKQLHTDNLVFRVIDACQKGELGPGLQFLSFCCHSVDVLSCVLHLLNQGYLRRQEERPHVLEYISAEPTTPPGGQAQMVFWNRSPEASPDEDSVDCLHWLNPGIGRAEEFLLAALQVPMGHTLSPEEAKLLMNQTVQQVQVTLSIPEDVARHLLMHCRWNVDFLIQCYVENRETLLISSGLQVQDAEPALSPGTHCPVCVNQLCPTEKAPTLCCMHYCCKPCWNEYLTTRIEQNMVVNCTCPISECRAQPTTAFICSIVSSEDIIAKYEKALLRVYVECCSNLTWCTNPQGCDQILLKDGLGYGAACSKCSWISCFSCNFPEAHYPASCSHMSQWVDDDGYYEGMTSEAQSKHLAKLISKHCPSCQAQIEKNEGCLHMTCAKCNHGFCWRCLKPWRPTHKDYYNCSAMVSKAAWQEKRFQDYNERCTFHHRAREFAMSLRNRVSSISEMPKIRTLTFVLDACKVLEQARKVLAYSCVYSYYNQDTESMDVVEQQTESLELHTNALQILLEETLLQYQDLASSLQLLKAEHFSAGLELVHQIKERLFAILWYSTQDFHVGLQTLTDPGQRKVKLSNVPTSAPAFIGPKRTILCDSPNTDEGGKEAEDEEYEPQWQEDYDDDDDLDEDNFLFDDESDNLDCDSYFDDDDAYD